Proteins encoded in a region of the Podarcis muralis chromosome 4, rPodMur119.hap1.1, whole genome shotgun sequence genome:
- the POU4F1 gene encoding POU domain, class 4, transcription factor 1, with amino-acid sequence MMSMNSKQPHFAMHPTLPEHKYPSLHSSSEAIRRACLPTPPLQSNIFASLDETLLARAEALAAVDIAVSQGKSHPFKPDATYHTMNSVPCTSTSTVPLGHHHHHHHHHHHQALEPGDLLEHITSPSLALMTGGGGHDGAGGGGGGGGGGGGGGGGGGGGGGLISTSAHPHAHMHGLGHLAHPAAAMNMPSGLPHPGLVAAHHGGSAAGQAAAAAAAAVGAAGLASICDSDTDPRELEAFAERFKQRRIKLGVTQADVGSALANLKIPGVGSLSQSTICRFESLTLSHNNMIALKPILQAWLEEAEGAQREKMNKPELFNGGEKKRKRTSIAAPEKRSLEAYFAVQPRPSSEKIAAIAEKLDLKKNVVRVWFCNQRQKQKRMKFSATY; translated from the exons ATGATGTCCATGAACAGCAAGCAGCCGCACTTCGCCATGCACCCCACCCTCCCTGAGCACAAGTACCCGTCGCTGCACTCCAGCTCCGAAGCAATAAGGAGAGCGTGTCTTCCAACTCCGCCG CTGCAGAGCAACATCTTCGCCAGCCTGGACGAGACGCTGCTGGCGAGGGCCGAGGCTTTGGCGGCGGTCGACATCGCCGTGTCGCAGGGCAAGAGCCACCCGTTCAAACCCGACGCCACCTACCACACCATGAACAGCGTGCCGTGCACCTCCACGTCGACGGTGCCCTTGggtcaccaccatcaccaccaccaccatcaccaccaccaagcGCTGGAGCCCGGGGACCTGCTGGAGCACATCACTTCCCCCTCGCTGGCGCTCATGACCGGCGGCGGGGGACACGAcggggcgggcggcggcggaggtggaggcggcggcggaggaggaggcggcgggggcggcggcggaggtgGGGGCCTAATCTCCACCTCGGCGCATCCGCACGCGCACATGCACGGCCTGGGCCACTTGGCGCACCCGGCGGCCGCCATGAACATGCCGTCGGGGCTGCCGCACCCGGGGCTGGTGGCGGCGCACCACGGCGGCAGCGCGGCCGGCCAGGCGGCTGCGGCTGCGGCTGCGGCGGTGGGCGCCGCTGGCCTGGCGTCCATCTGCGACTCGGACACGGACCCTCGCGAGCTGGAGGCGTTCGCCGAGCGCTTCAAGCAGCGGCGCATCAAGCTGGGCGTCACGCAAGCCGACGTGGGCTCTGCGCTCGCGAACCTGAAGATCCCCGGCGTGGGCTCTCTGAGCCAAAGCACCATCTGCCGCTTCGAGTCGCTTACGCTGTCTCACAACAACATGATCGCGCTCAAGCCCATCCTGCAGGCCTGGCTGGAGGAGGCCGAGGGCGCGCAGCGCGAGAAAATGAACAAGCCCGAGCTTTTCAACGGGGGCGAGAAGAAGCGCAAGCGGACTTCCATCGCGGCGCCCGAGAAGCGCTCCCTCGAGGCTTACTTCGCCGTGCAGCCGCGGCCTTCGTCCGAGAAGATCGCGGCCATCGCCGAGAAACTGGACCTCAAAAAGAACGTGGTGAGGGTTTGGTTTTGCAACCAGAGACAGAAGCAAAAGAGAATGAAATTCTCCGCCACctactga